Proteins encoded in a region of the Magallana gigas chromosome 8, xbMagGiga1.1, whole genome shotgun sequence genome:
- the LOC105329524 gene encoding polycomb group RING finger protein 3 isoform X2 has product MAATEVEELSNETEKINLSSESVSKPEIASEPASLLEQLKLLPEPPSLSKEPIVLQLRELNPYITCALCGGYLYEASTITECMHTFCKTCIVRYTERSLTCPTCDTPIHPTDPFVHIRHDSTLQDIVYRLLPKVAEVEQKREIEFYENHEKETGEVILPKLQLPPSPPRTPPPRMDQPLLPSEYIRKKKKEPVLGNFRSLFVSLVLTQISEQEDLDEEFELEKQYIRVTKRATIGNVKSFIKKKLQLENYFTVNIFHPEEISSIGSIKEDTTLESVRDNYYAGQDCLIELHYKVDPKEEEVLKEEEIT; this is encoded by the exons ATGGCTGCTACA GAAGTAGAGGAACTCTCCAATGAAActgaaaagataaatttgtcATCTGAAAGTGTGTCTAAACCTGAAATAGCATCTGAGCCAGCATCATTATTGGAGCAG CTCAAGTTACTACCAGAGCCACCCAGTCTCAGCAAAGAACCCATAGTGCTACAGCTGAGAGAGCTGAACCCCTATATAACCTGTGCTCTTTGTGGGGGCTACTTGTATGAAGCATCTACCATCACAGAGTGCATGCACACTT TCTGCAAAACATGCATTGTCCGTTACACAGAGAGGAGTCTGACTTGCCCTACTTGTGACACCCCTATCCACCCAACAGATCCTTTTGTTCATATCAG ACATGACAGTACTTTACAAGACATAGTTTACAGACTCTTGCCAAAAGTTGCCGAAG tggAGCAGAAGAGAGAAAtagaattttatgaaaatcatgaaaaagaaaCTGGAG AGGTAATTCTTCCCAAACTACAATTACCTCCCTCCCCTCCAAGGACCCCTCCCCCTCGCATGGACCAACCTCTCCTCCCCAGCGAGTACATCCGCAAGAAGAAGAAGGAACCAGTGCTGGGGAACTTCAGATCTCTGTTTGTCTCTTTAGTGCTAACACAAATCAG tgaacAAGAAGATTTAGATGAAGAG TTTGAACTTGAGAAGCAGTATATAAGAGTCACCAAGAGAGCAACAATAGGAAATGTTAAAAGCTTTATCAAGAAGAAGTTACAGTTAGAAAATTATTTCACA GTTAACATTTTTCACCCTGAAGAAATAAGTTCAATTGGATCCATAAAAGAGGATACAACATTAGAAAGTGTACGAGATAATTATTATGCTGGTCAG gACTGTTTGATTGAACTCCATTACAAAGTAGATCCAAAAGAAGAGGAAGTTTTGAAAGAAGAAGAGATAACATGA
- the LOC105329524 gene encoding polycomb group RING finger protein 3 isoform X1 codes for MDASREVEELSNETEKINLSSESVSKPEIASEPASLLEQLKLLPEPPSLSKEPIVLQLRELNPYITCALCGGYLYEASTITECMHTFCKTCIVRYTERSLTCPTCDTPIHPTDPFVHIRHDSTLQDIVYRLLPKVAEVEQKREIEFYENHEKETGEVILPKLQLPPSPPRTPPPRMDQPLLPSEYIRKKKKEPVLGNFRSLFVSLVLTQISEQEDLDEEFELEKQYIRVTKRATIGNVKSFIKKKLQLENYFTVNIFHPEEISSIGSIKEDTTLESVRDNYYAGQDCLIELHYKVDPKEEEVLKEEEIT; via the exons ATGGACGCATCTAGA GAAGTAGAGGAACTCTCCAATGAAActgaaaagataaatttgtcATCTGAAAGTGTGTCTAAACCTGAAATAGCATCTGAGCCAGCATCATTATTGGAGCAG CTCAAGTTACTACCAGAGCCACCCAGTCTCAGCAAAGAACCCATAGTGCTACAGCTGAGAGAGCTGAACCCCTATATAACCTGTGCTCTTTGTGGGGGCTACTTGTATGAAGCATCTACCATCACAGAGTGCATGCACACTT TCTGCAAAACATGCATTGTCCGTTACACAGAGAGGAGTCTGACTTGCCCTACTTGTGACACCCCTATCCACCCAACAGATCCTTTTGTTCATATCAG ACATGACAGTACTTTACAAGACATAGTTTACAGACTCTTGCCAAAAGTTGCCGAAG tggAGCAGAAGAGAGAAAtagaattttatgaaaatcatgaaaaagaaaCTGGAG AGGTAATTCTTCCCAAACTACAATTACCTCCCTCCCCTCCAAGGACCCCTCCCCCTCGCATGGACCAACCTCTCCTCCCCAGCGAGTACATCCGCAAGAAGAAGAAGGAACCAGTGCTGGGGAACTTCAGATCTCTGTTTGTCTCTTTAGTGCTAACACAAATCAG tgaacAAGAAGATTTAGATGAAGAG TTTGAACTTGAGAAGCAGTATATAAGAGTCACCAAGAGAGCAACAATAGGAAATGTTAAAAGCTTTATCAAGAAGAAGTTACAGTTAGAAAATTATTTCACA GTTAACATTTTTCACCCTGAAGAAATAAGTTCAATTGGATCCATAAAAGAGGATACAACATTAGAAAGTGTACGAGATAATTATTATGCTGGTCAG gACTGTTTGATTGAACTCCATTACAAAGTAGATCCAAAAGAAGAGGAAGTTTTGAAAGAAGAAGAGATAACATGA
- the LOC105345062 gene encoding nucleolar protein 56, with product MPQSLYVLFEHASGYGLFRVKEFEEVATFIPEVEKSTNDVSKFQSLVKLLAFSPFKSGTNALDNMNSISEGLLHDDLQVFLESNVPKGGKKDKVVVGVSDAKIGAAITEELGIKCSHIGVVPEVIRGIRLHFPNMVKGLTEVSSAKAQLGLGHSYSRAKVKFNVNRADNMIIQSISLMDQLDKNINTFSMRIREWYSYHFPELVKIISDNYLYAKVVKLIGNRKAFTDESMEQLEELVMDGGKAQAILDASRSSMGMDISPIDLMNIEAFTSKVISLTEYRKGLADYLRSKMKQVAPNLGTLIGDQVGARLIAHAGSLTNLAKYPASTVQILGAEKALFRAIKTKGNTPKYGLIFHSTFIGRAGAKNKGRISRYLANKCSIASRIDCFSEIPTQVFGDHLKQQVEDRLKFLDTGEVPQKNIDVMKEAVQEATVVQAKVAKKEKKKKKKEKKMSSANDDTLDTTQEADTTQEMDVSQTEEPKKKKKKAKRKSEGEGMDTTQEMDTTQEEEPPKKKKKKTKVEAEEVDEPEEDLSKKKKKKKKNKE from the exons ATG CCACAATCGTTATACGTGTTATTTGAACATGCCTCTGGGTATGGCTTGTTCCGAGTCAAAGAATTTGAGGAGGTGGCAACCTTTATCCCAGAGGTGGAGAAGAGCACAAATGATGTCAGCAAATTCCAGTCGCTCGTCAAGCTGCTGGCTTTTTCACCTTTCAAAAGTGGAACAAATGCCTTGGATAACATGAACAGCATCTCAGAAG GTCTCCTTCATGATGATCTGCAAGTTTTTCTGGAGTCTAATGTTCCTAAAGGAGGAAAGAAAGACAAAGTGGTAGTAGGAGTGTCCGATGCTAAAATTGGTGCCGCCATTACTGAGGAACTAGGAATCAAATGCAGTCATATTGGGGTAGTACCAGAGGTAATCAGAG gtatcagaCTTCATTTTCCTAACATGGTTAAAGGACTGACGGAGGTTTCATCCGCTAAAGCTCAGCTAGGTCTGGGTCATAGCTACTCCAGGGCTAAAGTCAAGTTCAATGTCAACAGGGCAGACAACATGATCATCCAGAGCATCAGCTTAATGGACCAACTGGACAAAAACATCAACACTTTCTCCATGAGGATTAG AGAGTGGTACTCCTATCATTTCCCAGAACTGGTGAAGATTATCTCGGACAACTATTTGTATGCTAAGGTGGTCAAGTTGATTGGAAACAGGAAGGCGTTTACAGATGAGTCCATGGAACAACTGGAAGAGCTGGTCATGGACGGTGGCAAGGCCCAGGCCATTCTGGACGCCAGCCGCTCATCTATGG GAATGGACATTTCTCCGATCGATCTGATGAACATCGAGGCATTCACCTCCAAGGTGATTTCACTGACAGAGTACAGGAAAGGTTTGGCCGACTATCTCAGGAGTAAGATGAAGCAGGTGGCTCCTAATCTAGGAACACTCATTGGGGACCAG GTTGGAGCCCGTTTAATTGCTCATGCAGGCAGCCTGACAAATCTAGCTAAATACCCAGCATCCACTGTCCAGATTCTTGGAGCAGAGAAAGCTCTGTTCAG GGCTATCAAAACAAAGGGAAATACTCCCAAATATGGGCTCATCTTTCACTCCACATTCATTGGTCGGGCTGGAGCAAAAAATAAGGGAAGGATATCTAGATACCTAGCCAACAAGTGTTCCATTGCCTCTCGTATTGACTGCTTCTCAG AAATTCCAACACAAGTGTTTGGGGACCATCTTAAACAACAAGTGGAGGACCGTCTGAAATTCCTCGACACTGGGGAAGTACCACAGAAAAATATTGATGTCATGAAGGAGGCAGTGCAGGAG gcaactgttgttcaagccaaagtggcaaagaaagagaaaaagaagaagaagaaagaaaagaaaatgtccTCTGCCAATGATGATACCCTGGATACTACACAGGAAGCAGACACCACTCAAGAAATGGATGTCTCACAGACAGAGGAGccaaagaagaagaagaagaaagcGAAAAGAAAGTCAGAGGGAGAGGGTATGGACACCACCCAGGAGATGGATACCACCCAGGAAGAGGAGCCTcccaagaagaagaagaagaagactAAGGTGGAGGCTGAGGAGGTTGATGAACCTGAAGAAGACCTGtcaaagaagaagaaaaagaagaagaagaataaggAGTAA
- the LOC105329527 gene encoding sialin, with protein sequence MTKSKDSFAVNSGDENTIDPKDVPWWTSSRLGLAVLGFFGFVNVYALRFNLSVAIVCMVNATAVRLNSNGESDTANSTNSILANEHFTSSCGLISADANATLGREFEDGDIIWEKTTQGLILGSFFWGYLATQIPGGWLAVKFGGRRVLGISMALCSLCTFLTPIAAQTGYVFLMIIRIILGIGSGTVFPAMHTMWGKWAPPLERSKLTAFTYAGAQAGIVVTFPVASLLCKYGFAGGWPSIFYILGILSSVWVVLWMLLTSDSPEQHQRISHVEKLYIRQSLQSTASKEEPGKKLNVPWKSIFTSMPVYAIIVSNIACDWGGYTLLTNIPTYMKEVLKLDITSNGFYSALPYIGFWAIINIAGVLADLAQKCFSATFTRKFFDITGKVIPGLLLIGLGYLDCTMKGLAIALLALGVSLSGFQYSGFLINHMDIAPAYAGILFGISNAAGAITGFISPAVVGLITEKGQSQVEWQVVFYTAAAIYLASALFYMIFASGEVQKWAVEEKTLDVEEMNMLEDKAETKKSRDLEI encoded by the exons TTCCTTGGTGGACCTCCAGTCGTCTTGGTCTGGCTGTCCTGGGATTTTTTGGGTTTGTCAATGTCTATGCATTACGGTTTAACCTCAGCGTGGCCATTGTGTGTATGGTCAATGCAACAGCGGTACGATTGAATTCCAACGGAGAGAGTGATACTGCCAACAGCACAAATTCTATCCTAGCCAATGAGCATTTCACGAGTAGTTGTGGATTGATTTCAGCAGATGCTAATGCAACTCTAGGTAGAGAATTCGAG GATGGTGACATTATATGGGAAAAGACAACCCAGGGACTTATTCTCGGGTCCTTTTTCTGGGGTTACCTGGCAACACAGATACCTGGGGGATGGTTAGCGGTGAAGTTCGGAGGCAGAAGAGTCCTCGGCATCAGCATGGCTCTCTGCTCTCTCTGTACATTTTTGACTCCTATCGCAGCCCAGACTGGATACGTATTTCTGATGATAATCCGAATTATATTGGGCATTGGTTCA GGAACAGTTTTTCCAGCCATGCACACCATGTGGGGAAAATGGGCCCCACCCCTGGAGCGAAGCAAGCTTACTGCATTTACATATGCAG GGGCTCAGGCAGGAATAGTGGTGACATTTCCTGTAGCTTCTCTGTTGTGTAAATATGGTTTTGCTGGTGGATGGCCTTCCATTTTCTACATATTGG GCATTTTAAGTTCTGTTTGGGTTGTGCTATGGATGCTGCTCACCAGTGATTCACCTGAACAACACCAAAGGATTTCACATGTAGAAAAGCTCTACATTAGGCAGTCTCTTCAAAGCACCGCCTCCAAAGAGGAGCCAGGGAAA AAGCTGAACGTTCCATGGAAGAGCATATTTACTTCAATGCCAGTTTATGCCATCATTGTGTCCAATATTGCTTGTGATTGGGGAGGATACACACTACTGACAAACATTCCTACCTACATGAAGGAAGTCCTTAAACTGGACATCACCTCA AATGGATTCTACTCTGCATTACCTTACATTGGATTTTGGGCCATAATTAACATCGCCGGGGTGCTAGCAGACTTGGCACAGAAATGTTTTTCCGCCACCTTCACCCGCAAATTTTTCGACATCACAG gTAAGGTGATTCCAGGCCTCCTGCTAATTGGTCTGGGTTACCTGGACTGTACAATGAAAGGCCTGGCCATTGCCCTTTTGGCCCTAGGTGTAAGCTTATCTGGATTTCAGTACAGCGGTTTCCTCATCAACCACATGGACATTGCTCCAGCCTACGCAGGAATCCTGTTTGGAATTTCCAATGCTGCAGGAGCAATCACTGGCTTTATATCTCCAGCTGTGGTTGGACTAATTACAGAGAAG GGCCAGAGTCAGGTCGAGTGGCAGGTTGTATTTTATACTGCGGCAGCTATATACCTGGCGAGTGCACTCTTTTACATGATCTTTGCTTCCGGAGAAGTCCAGAAATGGGCCGTTGAAGAGAAGACTCTGGACGTAGAAGAAATGAACATGCTAGAAGACAAAGCAGAGACAAAAAAGAGCAGAGACCTTGAGATTTAG
- the LOC105329553 gene encoding sialin, translating to MKSKDSVTVNSGNENTIDPKSVPWWTSSRLGLAVLGFFGFINIYALRVNLSVAIVCMVNATAVRLNSNSESDSVNSTNSINFPSSCGLISADANATLVRKFEDGDIIWDKTTQGLILGSFFWGYLATQILGGWLAVKFGGRRVLGISMALCSLCTFLTPIAAQTGYVFLMIIRIILGIGSGSVFPSMHTIWGKWAPPQERSKLTAFTYAGAQAGIVVTFPVSSLLCKYGFAGGWPSIFYILGSTSSLWVVLWMVLTSDSPEQHKSISDVERLYIRQSLQNTVHKKGPGKKLKVPWKSIFTSMPVYAIIMSNIASDWGGYTLLTNIPTYMKEVLKLDITSNGFYSALPYIGFWAMINIAGMLADLIQKRFSTTLTRKIFDITGKVTPGLLLIGLGHLDCTMKGLAIALLAIGVSFSGLQYSGFLINHMDIAPAYAGILFGISNSAGATMGFISPAVVGLITEKGQSIVEWRTVFYIGASIYLTSALFYLIFGSGELQKWAVEEKTLDVEELNMLEDKTETKKSKGPES from the exons ATGAAATCTAAAGATTCTGTCACTGTTAACTCTGGGAATGAAAACACGATTGATCCCAAAAGCG TTCCTTGGTGGACCTCCAGTCGTCTTGGTCTGGCTGTCTTGGGATTTTTTGGGTTTATCAACATCTATGCCTTGCGAGTTAATCTCAGTGTGGCCATTGTGTGTATGGTCAATGCAACAGCCGTACGATTGAATTCCAACAGCGAGAGTGATAGTGTCAACAGCACAAATTCTATCAATTTCCCAAGTAGTTGTGGATTGATTTCAGCAGATGCTAATGCAACTCTTGTGAGAAAATTTGAG GATGGTGACATTATATGGGATAAGACAACCCAGGGACTTATTCTCGGGTCCTTTTTCTGGGGTTACCTGGCAACACAGATACTTGGGGGATGGTTAGCCGTGAAGTTTGGAGGCAGAAGAGTCCTCGGCATCAGCATGGCTCTCTGCTCTCTTTGTACATTCTTGACTCCTATCGCAGCCCAGACTGGTTACGTATTTCTGATGATAATCCGAATTATTCTGGGTATTGGCTCA GGATCAGTTTTTCCTTCCATGCACACCATATGGGGAAAATGGGCCCCACCCCAGGAGCGAAGTAAGCTTACTGCATTTACATATGCAG GGGCTCAGGCAGGAATAGTGGTGACATTCCCTGTATCTTCTCTGTTGTGTAAATATGGTTTTGCTGGTGGATGGCCTTCCATATTTTACATATTGG GCAGTACAAGCTCTTTATGGGTTGTACTATGGATGGTACTCACTAGTGATTCACCTGAACAACACAAAAGTATTTCAGATGTAGAAAGGCTCTACATTAGACAGTCACTGCAAAACACAGTTCACAAAAAGGGACCAGGAAaa AAGCTGAAAGTGCCATGGAAGAGCATATTTACTTCAATGCCAGTTTACGCCATCATTATGTCCAATATAGCCTCTGACTGGGGAGGATACACACTTTTGACCAACATTCCTACCTACATGAAGGAAGTTCTTAAACTTGACATCACCTCA AATGGATTCTACTCTGCTCTACCTTACATTGGATTTTGGGCCATGATTAACATCGCCGGGATGCTAGCAGACTTGATACAGAAACGTTTCTCAACCACCTTGACCCGCAAAATTTTCGACATCACAG GTAAGGTGACTCCAGGCCTCCTGCTGATTGGTCTGGGCCACCTGGACTGTACAATGAAAGGCCTGGCCATTGCCCTTTTGGCCATAGGTGTAAGCTTTTCTGGACTTCAGTACAGTGGATTCCTCATCAACCACATGGACATTGCTCCAGCTTATGCAGGAATCCTGTTTGGAATTTCCAATTCTGCAGGAGCAACCATGGGCTTTATATCTCCAGCTGTGGTTGGACTAATTACAGAGAAG GGCCAGAGTATTGTGGAATGGCGGACGGTTTTCTACATTGGGGCATCTATTTACCTAACTAGTGCACTCTTTTACCTGATCTTTGGATCTGGGGAACTCCAGAAATGGGCCGTGGAAGAGAAGACTCTGGACGTAGAAGAACTGAATATGCTGGAAGACAAAACAGAAACTAAAAAGAGCAAAGGACCTGAAAGTTAG